Proteins from a genomic interval of Candidatus Rubidus massiliensis:
- a CDS encoding putative PEP-CTERM system TPR-repeat lipoprotein, with protein sequence MKKFTAVLSLAILGVFAVYIHKQIYPKELSSKTISKPKELEIVDLATVDGLLKQDRIEEAASIVSSHLFDATPTLLENRWAEIGIEIAQKEHNLPILLKLYSSYPKIFEKNELASILLADFFLLQNDTNNLEKIRDSWRGKEIQENKWFLIDVDTMLYQGKTEEALQLLHRFNFEGKSDADRYLRLAFIYFSEHPHKAWEFLEVAKNIDPLNPHIHTYMGLLSEAAGEKRVANKEFETAAKLQPNNVYLQDQLAEFYVRNKQLALAYPIWQKMTQFASADLLWSKALFWDKVYKPLTPTPNITKIPKGKMHSFVEYLLTLDKNEFWNETAYNNVQEGFKWKNQEQSIYWLNLLQTLKEGSDQKAWELVHNKSFQEEIWDHDLDLALKYVLAYKLRRPMPTERFSDNANPFFQSLTSLHKSDEHIYSPLNSILENNYIYSFLFLAADWNEAALRLSYPKQNDSYLPEWISYKYTEALTKNRSDLDALEYALIQSPMPSLDILIGKLFLKKGNKQSALVHFERAAIIENETGKHAAWLATKTYLDDNSIQMAKKMIEYNRLLANSVLGKETLAQIAIKEGDNKNAEEIYLSIIDHSNIAKSYLAKKAYEEKNWQKAKELTAYLLKANPDHPLLKENYDKIIAEEKKELQKIGY encoded by the coding sequence ATGAAGAAATTTACTGCTGTTTTAAGTTTAGCAATTTTAGGCGTCTTTGCAGTATATATTCACAAACAAATTTATCCAAAAGAGCTCTCTTCTAAGACCATTTCAAAGCCAAAAGAATTAGAAATAGTTGATTTAGCAACGGTTGATGGTTTATTAAAGCAGGATCGTATAGAAGAAGCTGCTTCTATTGTTTCGTCTCATCTTTTCGATGCCACACCCACCCTACTAGAAAATCGATGGGCCGAAATTGGCATAGAGATTGCACAAAAAGAACATAATTTACCGATTTTGCTAAAGCTTTATTCTTCCTATCCGAAAATTTTTGAGAAAAATGAACTCGCTTCCATTTTATTAGCCGATTTTTTCCTTCTTCAAAACGATACGAATAATTTAGAAAAAATTAGAGACAGTTGGAGAGGTAAAGAAATTCAAGAAAATAAGTGGTTTTTGATCGACGTTGATACAATGCTGTATCAGGGTAAAACGGAAGAAGCTTTACAGTTACTTCACCGCTTTAATTTTGAAGGTAAATCTGACGCAGATCGATATTTACGATTGGCCTTCATTTATTTTTCAGAACACCCCCATAAAGCCTGGGAATTTTTAGAGGTAGCCAAGAATATTGACCCTTTAAACCCTCACATTCACACTTATATGGGCCTTTTATCTGAAGCTGCTGGGGAAAAAAGAGTGGCAAATAAAGAATTTGAAACTGCTGCCAAATTGCAACCGAATAATGTTTATCTTCAAGACCAATTAGCAGAATTTTATGTTAGAAACAAACAATTAGCTTTAGCTTATCCTATCTGGCAAAAGATGACTCAATTTGCATCAGCTGATCTTCTTTGGTCAAAAGCTCTTTTTTGGGATAAAGTTTACAAACCTCTTACACCAACACCTAATATCACAAAAATTCCAAAAGGCAAAATGCATTCTTTTGTAGAATACTTGCTAACATTGGATAAAAATGAGTTTTGGAATGAAACAGCTTATAATAATGTTCAAGAAGGCTTTAAATGGAAAAATCAAGAACAATCAATTTACTGGCTTAATTTACTACAAACTTTAAAAGAGGGTTCTGATCAAAAAGCCTGGGAATTAGTGCATAATAAGAGTTTCCAAGAAGAAATTTGGGATCACGACTTAGATTTAGCCCTTAAGTATGTTTTGGCTTATAAACTAAGACGTCCAATGCCAACAGAAAGGTTTTCAGATAACGCCAATCCTTTTTTTCAATCCTTAACAAGTTTACATAAATCTGACGAGCATATTTACTCACCTTTAAATTCCATTCTCGAAAATAATTATATCTATTCTTTTCTTTTTTTGGCTGCCGATTGGAATGAAGCAGCTTTAAGGCTCTCTTACCCAAAACAAAATGATAGTTATTTACCAGAGTGGATTTCATATAAATACACAGAAGCTCTTACCAAAAATAGAAGCGATTTAGATGCATTGGAATATGCTTTAATACAAAGTCCTATGCCGAGTTTAGATATTTTAATTGGTAAACTTTTTTTAAAAAAAGGGAATAAGCAATCAGCACTTGTGCATTTTGAAAGAGCTGCTATCATTGAAAATGAAACGGGTAAGCATGCGGCTTGGCTTGCTACCAAAACCTATCTAGATGATAATTCGATACAAATGGCTAAAAAAATGATTGAATATAATCGTTTATTAGCAAATAGCGTTTTAGGTAAAGAGACTTTAGCACAAATTGCTATAAAAGAAGGTGATAATAAAAATGCTGAAGAAATTTATCTAAGTATTATAGATCATTCCAATATAGCAAAATCTTACCTTGCTAAAAAAGCCTACGAAGAAAAGAATTGGCAAAAAGCTAAAGAGCTAACAGCTTATTTATTAAAAGCAAATCCAGATCATCCCTTGTTAAAAGAAAATTATGATAAAATTATTGCGGAAGAAAAAAAAGAGCTGCAAAAAATAGGTTATTGA
- the ppsC gene encoding Beta-ketoacyl-acyl-carrier-protein synthase I: protein MKCYFVDGKGVNNLKKSSKDFKGNLNDHDVLINVKACSLNYRDLLIANGEYGGKEFEPFIPLSDMSGVIVEVGKKVKNFKIGDRVLNAPFKDWIAGTLTSQWARSSIGYSGIDGTLADFMIYPDHALVHLPDHLDFFQGSTFTVAGLTAWAALITHGKVLPGEFVLLHGTGGVSLFAAQLAKIAGAKVILTSSSEEKQQFVKKTLGVDYTVNYKDNEWVKQVKEITKGLGVNVVIDVAGGEILSQTLKVCAYGARVAVIGRLDNHLTQIDIIDLLVKQIALKGIYMESAEQLHLLMKAVESSKLIPIVDKVFSFDHAKEAYNYLASQKHLGKIVINVNS, encoded by the coding sequence ATGAAATGTTATTTTGTAGATGGCAAAGGGGTAAATAATTTAAAAAAATCTTCAAAAGACTTTAAAGGTAATCTTAATGATCACGACGTATTGATTAATGTTAAAGCTTGTTCTTTGAATTATCGAGATTTACTGATTGCTAATGGAGAATATGGAGGTAAGGAGTTTGAACCCTTTATCCCTTTATCGGATATGTCAGGTGTCATCGTTGAAGTTGGCAAAAAAGTTAAAAATTTTAAGATCGGCGATCGCGTTCTAAATGCTCCTTTTAAAGATTGGATAGCTGGTACATTAACTTCTCAATGGGCTAGGTCATCCATTGGTTACAGTGGTATTGATGGTACATTAGCCGATTTTATGATTTATCCAGACCATGCTTTAGTTCATTTGCCCGATCATTTAGATTTTTTTCAAGGCTCAACATTTACGGTAGCGGGTCTTACAGCCTGGGCTGCTTTGATCACTCACGGTAAAGTATTACCCGGAGAATTTGTTTTATTACATGGTACTGGTGGAGTTTCTCTTTTTGCAGCTCAACTTGCAAAAATAGCTGGAGCTAAAGTAATCCTAACAAGTTCTTCAGAAGAAAAGCAGCAATTTGTTAAGAAAACACTTGGAGTTGATTATACAGTTAATTACAAAGATAATGAATGGGTTAAACAAGTCAAAGAAATAACGAAAGGGCTTGGCGTCAACGTGGTTATCGACGTGGCTGGTGGTGAGATTTTAAGCCAAACTTTAAAAGTTTGTGCCTACGGCGCTAGAGTTGCTGTGATTGGACGACTTGATAATCATTTGACGCAAATTGATATCATAGATTTATTAGTGAAACAAATTGCCCTTAAGGGAATTTATATGGAATCTGCTGAGCAATTACATTTATTAATGAAAGCTGTAGAATCTTCGAAGCTAATTCCAATTGTTGATAAAGTATTCTCATTCGATCATGCTAAGGAAGCTTATAATTATTTAGCTTCTCAAAAACATTTAGGTAAAATAGTTATTAATGTTAATTCCTAA
- the rmlC gene encoding dTDP-4-dehydrorhamnose 3,5-epimerase: protein MNQDTLETTLLDAKLIQPKIYGDERGFFFESFNARDFKKNYGIDELFVQDNHSRSPKNVLRGLHYQIHNAQGKLVRVVSGQVYDVIVDLRHSSSTFGKWQGFYLSAENKTMLYIPPGFAHGFLVMSEYADFLYKTTNYYDPSAERSIIWNDKDLAIEWPLEVEPILSAKDKNGTSFKEAEKYQ, encoded by the coding sequence ATGAATCAAGACACTTTAGAAACCACTCTTTTAGATGCAAAACTCATTCAACCCAAAATTTACGGCGATGAAAGAGGCTTTTTTTTCGAAAGTTTCAATGCAAGAGATTTTAAAAAAAATTATGGTATTGACGAACTATTTGTACAAGATAATCATTCAAGATCGCCTAAAAATGTATTGAGAGGTCTTCATTATCAAATTCATAATGCCCAAGGAAAACTTGTGCGGGTTGTTAGTGGTCAGGTCTATGATGTAATAGTCGATTTACGCCACAGTTCATCTACTTTTGGTAAATGGCAAGGTTTTTATCTTTCTGCTGAAAATAAAACCATGCTATACATTCCCCCAGGTTTCGCTCATGGTTTTTTAGTGATGAGTGAATATGCGGACTTTCTATACAAAACAACAAATTATTATGATCCTTCTGCAGAACGCTCAATTATTTGGAATGACAAAGATTTAGCCATTGAGTGGCCTTTAGAAGTAGAGCCAATCTTATCGGCTAAAGATAAAAATGGAACATCTTTTAAAGAGGCTGAAAAATACCAATGA
- the rfbD gene encoding dTDP-4-dehydrorhamnose reductase — protein MRKILLVGNLGQVGYELQRSLSSLGQVIGVDRNELDITDVSKLKDFVRELKPQVIVNAAAYTAVDRAESEASLAKKINADAPTILAEEAKRLNACLIHYSTDYVFDGTKDGLYSEDDIPNPLGIYGQTKLDGELGIQHTGCDHLIFRTSWVYGSRGQNFLLTMLRLSQEKEFLKIVNDQVGAPTWSRFLADATAQILAITLSQKEEIRQNLWGTYHLTSQKHTTWYDFTRAIIEEGKHSLQFTKAAMLSPITTEEYPTPAKRPKNSKLDLSKVQKTFGIYPPQWDVSLKMCVEEIAQKKSS, from the coding sequence ATGAGAAAAATATTATTAGTTGGAAATCTGGGACAAGTTGGTTATGAGTTACAAAGAAGTCTCTCTTCACTCGGACAAGTGATCGGAGTTGATCGAAACGAATTAGATATAACAGACGTTTCTAAACTTAAGGATTTTGTAAGAGAGCTTAAACCACAAGTTATTGTTAATGCAGCGGCATACACGGCCGTTGATCGCGCTGAATCTGAGGCATCCTTAGCAAAAAAAATTAATGCTGATGCACCAACAATTTTAGCTGAAGAAGCAAAAAGGTTGAATGCTTGCTTAATCCACTATTCCACTGATTACGTTTTTGATGGTACTAAAGATGGGTTATACTCAGAAGATGATATCCCCAATCCTTTAGGCATATACGGGCAAACTAAGCTAGATGGAGAATTAGGAATTCAACACACTGGTTGTGATCATCTTATCTTTCGCACAAGCTGGGTATATGGATCTAGGGGACAAAACTTTTTGCTAACTATGCTACGTTTATCGCAAGAAAAAGAATTTTTAAAAATTGTTAATGACCAAGTAGGAGCACCAACCTGGTCTCGCTTTTTAGCCGATGCTACAGCTCAAATCTTGGCTATAACATTGAGTCAAAAAGAAGAGATAAGACAAAACCTTTGGGGAACTTATCATTTAACATCGCAAAAACATACAACCTGGTATGATTTTACACGTGCAATAATTGAAGAAGGTAAACATTCTTTGCAGTTTACAAAAGCCGCGATGTTATCTCCCATTACTACCGAAGAATATCCTACACCTGCAAAAAGACCTAAAAATTCTAAGTTAGATTTGAGTAAGGTACAAAAAACGTTTGGGATTTATCCACCCCAATGGGATGTTTCTTTAAAAATGTGTGTAGAAGAAATCGCTCAAAAAAAATCCTCTTAA
- the ruvA gene encoding Holliday junction ATP-dependent DNA helicase RuvA: MIHFVEGILHFASPIFVVINVNGIGYKIFIPAHIYEQLPPLLTKIHLHTSFVIREMSQTLYGFLSESERDLFEVLITVSGVGPKTGVSMIGHLQLKEFLHAIKTSDVMSLCKVPGIGKKTAERLLIELKDKINSISCLEIQSYMVDTIDKKESAIVKDALNALIHLGYSQQVAQKAIKSSLKENDSADLATLIRLALKNV; the protein is encoded by the coding sequence ATGATCCATTTTGTTGAAGGAATTTTGCATTTTGCCTCACCAATCTTTGTTGTGATCAATGTCAATGGCATTGGATATAAAATATTTATACCGGCTCATATCTATGAACAACTTCCTCCTCTTTTAACAAAAATACATCTGCATACTTCTTTTGTCATAAGAGAAATGTCACAAACTTTATATGGTTTTTTAAGTGAATCTGAACGAGATCTATTTGAAGTGTTAATAACGGTTTCAGGCGTTGGTCCCAAAACCGGTGTTAGTATGATTGGACATCTCCAACTAAAAGAATTTTTACACGCAATAAAAACTAGCGATGTTATGTCACTTTGTAAAGTGCCAGGCATAGGAAAAAAAACAGCTGAACGGTTGTTAATTGAATTAAAGGATAAAATTAATTCAATCAGTTGCCTAGAAATACAAAGCTATATGGTAGACACTATAGATAAAAAAGAATCTGCTATTGTTAAAGATGCCTTAAATGCTTTAATTCATTTAGGTTATTCTCAGCAAGTAGCCCAAAAAGCTATCAAAAGTTCTTTAAAAGAAAACGATTCAGCTGATTTAGCGACGTTAATACGCTTAGCTTTAAAAAATGTTTAA
- the ruvC gene encoding Crossover junction endodeoxyribonuclease RuvC, translated as MKSNETIIIGIDPGTRVTGYGLIATNGSHYRAIDYGCIRPPPSLALSDRYLIIYQSLLQILDNYLPHVLVVESQYVDKNPRSALTLGGARCLAILAAKIRSLKVYEYSPTKAKIATVGWGKASKSQVQQMTKSLLNLKELPQPQDAADALSLAICHALNLHSKCNLQKEI; from the coding sequence ATGAAAAGTAATGAAACAATTATTATAGGGATTGATCCTGGAACTCGCGTTACAGGATATGGGTTAATTGCTACAAATGGTAGCCATTATCGTGCAATTGACTACGGATGTATAAGACCTCCACCATCGTTAGCCTTATCAGATAGATATTTAATAATTTATCAGTCATTACTGCAAATTTTAGACAATTATTTACCTCATGTCTTAGTTGTAGAATCTCAATATGTTGATAAAAACCCAAGAAGCGCATTAACCCTAGGCGGCGCTAGATGTCTAGCTATTTTGGCAGCAAAAATTCGTTCATTAAAAGTCTATGAATATAGTCCCACAAAAGCTAAAATAGCAACTGTTGGATGGGGAAAAGCTAGTAAATCACAGGTGCAACAAATGACAAAATCTCTTTTAAATTTAAAAGAATTGCCTCAACCTCAAGATGCAGCTGATGCTTTATCATTAGCCATTTGCCATGCCCTTAATTTGCATTCTAAATGTAACTTGCAAAAGGAAATTTAA
- a CDS encoding chromosome segregation protein SMC: MSQTNHLNTFAIEDKKRLEKQLLFLHEKYRNVEQQLKVSLEQESKWKEQLLKLRAVLQDKENKIIELEKFEFGLKRLTKQNIERDHTLENLLEQNKKNLAIQSQLEQQYNIEKAHVEKLKEEGKELHLKNKVLEEMLFECNETEKRNISKIEQLKEKLDSLQANYYEEQRLKLDAENELENIRRQFDQLKEKVNKNFEEKVQKQCQIDELIARLNDEKNSHQKTKEELKEKELILNESNKELESIRSTLAKTIRDVKDLEGKYIEVVSQKSQIHSKMTQLQKILELQKNELREVGEKLQIALKNEQENALIFEKEKDSLQQELLLKTEEIHEQANVYKKIEGVCQELQKEQENLNQELINKQQVIENLKSEIIQLKESIITLEEDLQLAQQHLAKKVKDHAILQDSNDLQKETLNGLNEQNTILREKIDDLNLKIDSYQQIEKNGNEQIKNWEKKYVDLHDKWQVLSKKIDQYKKIEEKHLQMQSLLEKFNELLINEISTPNVKAELKSIVKPDEKLILNEVYSENKEEDNSLALFSQSSKNTSIRKSLFD, encoded by the coding sequence ATGAGTCAAACAAATCATTTAAATACTTTTGCAATAGAAGATAAAAAAAGACTTGAAAAGCAGTTGCTTTTTTTGCATGAAAAATATCGAAATGTAGAACAACAGCTTAAAGTATCTTTAGAGCAAGAATCGAAATGGAAAGAACAATTACTTAAATTACGTGCTGTTTTACAAGACAAAGAAAATAAAATAATCGAATTAGAAAAGTTTGAATTTGGTCTAAAACGTCTTACAAAACAAAATATTGAAAGGGATCATACGCTCGAGAATCTATTAGAACAAAATAAAAAAAACTTAGCTATACAATCACAATTAGAACAGCAATACAATATTGAAAAGGCACATGTAGAAAAGTTAAAAGAAGAGGGGAAAGAATTACACCTAAAAAATAAAGTGTTAGAAGAAATGCTATTTGAGTGTAATGAGACTGAAAAAAGAAATATTTCAAAAATTGAGCAATTAAAAGAAAAATTAGACTCCCTTCAAGCAAATTATTATGAAGAACAAAGATTAAAACTTGATGCTGAAAACGAACTGGAAAATATTCGTAGGCAATTTGATCAACTAAAAGAAAAAGTAAATAAAAACTTTGAAGAAAAAGTACAAAAACAATGCCAAATAGATGAGCTGATTGCAAGATTAAACGATGAAAAAAACTCTCATCAGAAAACAAAAGAAGAATTAAAAGAAAAAGAACTTATTCTTAACGAATCTAATAAAGAGCTTGAATCTATAAGATCTACCCTTGCTAAAACAATAAGAGATGTGAAAGATTTAGAGGGAAAATATATAGAAGTTGTGTCTCAAAAATCGCAAATTCATAGCAAAATGACACAATTGCAAAAAATATTGGAATTACAAAAAAATGAGTTAAGGGAAGTTGGAGAAAAGCTTCAGATTGCTCTTAAAAATGAACAAGAAAATGCTCTAATTTTCGAGAAAGAAAAAGATTCTTTGCAACAGGAACTGCTCTTAAAAACTGAAGAAATCCACGAACAAGCTAATGTATACAAAAAAATAGAAGGTGTTTGCCAAGAATTGCAAAAGGAGCAAGAAAATTTAAATCAAGAACTTATAAATAAACAGCAAGTTATAGAAAATTTAAAATCTGAAATTATTCAATTAAAAGAATCAATTATTACCCTCGAAGAAGATTTGCAGTTAGCTCAACAGCATTTAGCTAAAAAGGTCAAAGATCATGCCATTTTACAAGATAGTAATGATTTGCAAAAAGAAACATTAAATGGATTAAACGAGCAAAATACAATATTGCGAGAAAAAATTGATGATTTAAATCTTAAAATTGATTCCTACCAACAAATAGAAAAAAATGGTAATGAGCAGATTAAAAATTGGGAAAAAAAATATGTCGACTTGCATGACAAGTGGCAAGTCTTAAGTAAAAAAATTGATCAATATAAAAAGATCGAAGAAAAGCATTTACAAATGCAAAGTCTATTAGAAAAATTTAATGAATTATTGATAAACGAAATCTCCACGCCAAATGTTAAAGCGGAGCTTAAGTCAATTGTCAAACCGGATGAAAAGCTTATTTTAAATGAGGTTTACTCTGAAAATAAAGAAGAAGATAATTCTCTAGCTTTATTTTCTCAGAGTTCCAAAAATACATCTATTAGAAAATCTCTATTTGATTAG
- the rfaF gene encoding ADP-heptose--LPS heptosyltransferase 2: protein MQINLKPTPSNIIIRMPNWIGDSIMASAIIKDIRTKYPNSKITLLCQGAIHQLFLHNPFVDEVLQFKKPNGWIHRIHHFELIDILQKGQYDLGILLPNSFSSAWWFYRGKVKNRLGYTGHNRSWLLNYPIPFPKNIEHQHLIQTYKCLIEPLGINLSNNKPELFLSEKEIFDAKELLNNEGIDWNAPIIGINPGAAYGSAKCWPPERFTALCQKLLSKHQLSIVFFGDSQTSNLVRDICQSLPKNVINLAGKTTLRQLMALIAQCNAFLTNDSGPMHIASALQVPLVAIFGSTSEVKTGPYHNETVIHKKVECSPCFKRTCPIDFKCMKNIEIEEVYHELLKLIS, encoded by the coding sequence ATGCAGATTAACTTAAAGCCGACACCTTCAAATATTATCATTCGAATGCCTAATTGGATTGGTGATAGTATCATGGCAAGCGCTATTATTAAAGATATACGAACAAAATATCCAAATTCAAAAATTACTCTTCTTTGCCAAGGAGCTATTCATCAACTATTTTTACACAATCCATTTGTAGATGAAGTATTGCAATTTAAAAAACCAAATGGTTGGATTCACCGCATTCACCATTTTGAGTTAATTGATATCTTGCAAAAAGGACAATATGATTTAGGCATTCTTCTTCCCAATTCTTTTTCGTCTGCATGGTGGTTTTATCGTGGTAAAGTAAAAAACAGATTAGGCTACACAGGTCATAATCGCTCTTGGCTATTAAATTATCCCATTCCCTTTCCTAAAAATATAGAACACCAGCACTTAATACAAACCTATAAATGCCTTATTGAACCGTTAGGAATTAACTTATCTAACAATAAACCTGAACTATTTTTAAGTGAAAAAGAAATATTTGATGCAAAAGAGTTGTTAAATAATGAAGGTATTGATTGGAACGCGCCTATAATCGGAATTAATCCAGGGGCAGCTTATGGATCAGCTAAGTGTTGGCCTCCCGAGCGGTTCACCGCTTTATGTCAAAAACTTTTATCAAAACATCAATTATCAATAGTTTTTTTTGGAGATTCACAAACTTCAAATTTAGTGCGTGATATTTGCCAATCCTTACCTAAAAATGTTATAAATTTGGCTGGGAAAACGACCCTTCGACAACTAATGGCCTTAATTGCTCAATGTAATGCCTTTTTGACTAACGACAGTGGTCCTATGCATATTGCCTCGGCATTACAAGTACCTTTAGTAGCTATTTTCGGATCTACTTCAGAAGTAAAAACGGGTCCATATCATAATGAAACTGTTATACACAAAAAAGTAGAATGTTCGCCTTGTTTTAAAAGGACATGTCCAATTGATTTTAAATGTATGAAAAACATTGAAATTGAAGAAGTTTACCATGAATTATTAAAATTAATCTCATGA
- a CDS encoding putative uridylyltransferase has protein sequence MTLKNLSTKIFQKIKSTQSLSLLTQVSKFTLEKQLSFIHQIEKIDLRLIKKQQKVLKETNKSLCDLKPINFVEKSGKISRIELGKKVLKQGKVGCLVVAGGQGTRLGSNAPKGFYPITICKQKSLFQLLCEKILAASIYSKHPLPLAVMTSPKNFLETKNFFKAHNYFGLAENQVSFFVQDQLPYLSDEGSLIIDSDDNLALAPDGNGKALHKFWQSGLGIEWEKKGIEYVNFILIDNVLADPFDMELLGILQETHAEVAVKVIPRISKEEKVGVIGKIGKKIKVVEYSEIDKNLEENEMIFHYANISCFLFTMNFIKKISSKTIPLHKQLKPIDSKLNGYKFEYYIFDVIPFATKVAILEYPRWQTFAPLKNKEGNDSVKMVQKSILEREKKILAAVTEKEVMCNFFELDPQFYYPTDELLQFWKGKTIQPGYVPSFKEIN, from the coding sequence ATGACATTAAAAAATCTCTCAACAAAAATTTTCCAAAAAATTAAATCAACGCAATCTTTATCCTTACTAACGCAAGTATCAAAGTTTACTTTGGAAAAACAGTTATCTTTCATTCACCAAATTGAAAAAATTGATCTTAGATTGATAAAAAAACAGCAAAAGGTTTTGAAAGAAACGAATAAATCACTTTGTGATTTAAAGCCCATTAATTTTGTAGAAAAAAGTGGCAAAATTTCCAGAATAGAGCTTGGAAAAAAAGTACTAAAACAAGGTAAAGTCGGTTGCTTAGTTGTAGCTGGTGGACAAGGAACGAGGCTTGGTAGTAATGCACCAAAAGGGTTTTACCCGATAACAATATGTAAACAAAAAAGTTTATTTCAGTTACTTTGTGAAAAAATTTTAGCAGCGTCAATATATTCTAAGCATCCTCTACCCCTTGCTGTAATGACTTCTCCTAAAAATTTTTTAGAAACAAAAAACTTTTTTAAGGCTCATAATTATTTTGGTTTAGCAGAGAATCAAGTTTCATTTTTTGTACAAGATCAATTGCCTTATTTAAGTGATGAAGGTAGTTTGATTATCGATTCAGATGATAATCTTGCATTAGCACCCGATGGTAATGGTAAAGCATTGCACAAATTCTGGCAAAGTGGCCTTGGAATAGAATGGGAAAAAAAAGGAATTGAATATGTAAATTTCATTCTAATCGATAATGTTCTCGCAGACCCTTTTGATATGGAATTGTTAGGAATACTACAAGAAACTCATGCTGAAGTTGCCGTTAAAGTAATTCCAAGAATTAGCAAGGAAGAAAAGGTTGGAGTCATAGGAAAAATTGGCAAAAAAATTAAAGTAGTAGAGTATTCTGAAATAGATAAAAATTTAGAAGAAAATGAAATGATTTTTCATTATGCCAATATTAGTTGTTTTTTGTTTACTATGAATTTTATAAAAAAAATATCTTCAAAAACAATCCCTCTACATAAGCAATTAAAACCTATAGATAGCAAACTAAATGGTTATAAATTTGAGTATTATATTTTTGATGTAATCCCTTTTGCTACAAAAGTTGCCATCCTTGAATACCCTCGATGGCAAACATTTGCTCCTCTAAAAAATAAGGAGGGCAATGACAGTGTTAAGATGGTACAAAAAAGCATTCTTGAAAGAGAAAAAAAAATCTTAGCAGCTGTAACTGAAAAAGAGGTCATGTGTAATTTTTTTGAATTAGATCCTCAATTTTATTACCCAACGGATGAGCTTTTACAATTTTGGAAGGGAAAAACAATTCAGCCAGGTTATGTTCCAAGTTTTAAAGAAATTAACTAA
- the gpsA gene encoding Glycerol-3-phosphate dehydrogenase [NAD(P)+], translating into MKVGFLGLGSWGFCLAKLLSKKGFSVTGWSTNPELVQSLKQGKEHPYLKGQTLPADMKITLDLNEAIEQADCIVEAVTSAGLRNVFEQVKFFNKSPCPVVVTSKGIEQNSGLILPAVALEVLGESFLNHIGFLSGPSFAQEVAKGLPTSVVGSGFRSETSKFVCDLFTTLTFRVYPNNDINGVAYGGALKNIIAIACGICEGLGFGFSSRAALMTRGLHEIRKLAEAQGCKKETIYGLSGMGDLCLTCSSMMSRNYRFGYLLAQGKTPEMAHREIEMVVEGSYTCVSTLQLSQKLNIPMPITETVYKIIYKNLNPKDAVRLLMERAIKEEHL; encoded by the coding sequence ATGAAAGTTGGTTTTTTAGGTTTAGGGAGTTGGGGCTTTTGTTTAGCAAAACTTTTAAGTAAAAAAGGATTTTCCGTTACTGGATGGTCAACAAATCCTGAATTAGTTCAATCTTTAAAACAAGGAAAAGAACATCCCTATTTAAAAGGCCAAACCTTGCCAGCTGACATGAAAATTACATTAGATTTAAACGAAGCTATTGAACAAGCAGATTGCATTGTAGAAGCTGTGACATCGGCCGGCCTTAGAAATGTTTTTGAACAAGTAAAATTTTTTAATAAGTCTCCCTGTCCAGTTGTGGTTACCTCTAAAGGAATTGAGCAAAATAGTGGTTTAATCTTGCCAGCTGTAGCCCTCGAGGTATTGGGAGAATCTTTCTTAAATCACATTGGATTTTTAAGTGGGCCAAGCTTTGCTCAAGAAGTAGCAAAGGGTTTGCCAACTTCTGTTGTAGGCTCTGGATTTAGAAGCGAAACATCTAAATTTGTGTGTGATTTATTTACTACCCTGACATTTAGAGTATATCCTAATAATGATATTAATGGAGTTGCCTATGGAGGCGCTTTAAAAAACATTATAGCAATTGCTTGTGGTATCTGTGAGGGCTTAGGATTCGGTTTTAGTTCAAGAGCTGCATTGATGACAAGAGGCTTACATGAAATTCGTAAATTAGCAGAGGCCCAAGGATGCAAAAAAGAAACCATTTACGGACTATCTGGAATGGGTGATCTTTGCCTTACTTGTAGTTCAATGATGAGTAGAAACTATAGATTTGGATATTTGCTAGCCCAAGGCAAAACCCCAGAAATGGCACATAGAGAAATTGAAATGGTAGTAGAAGGCTCCTACACATGCGTTTCAACTTTGCAACTAAGTCAAAAATTAAATATACCAATGCCTATCACAGAAACTGTGTATAAAATCATTTATAAGAATTTAAATCCAAAAGATGCCGTAAGGTTATTAATGGAAAGAGCTATAAAGGAAGAACATCTTTAA